A stretch of Schistocerca americana isolate TAMUIC-IGC-003095 chromosome 3, iqSchAmer2.1, whole genome shotgun sequence DNA encodes these proteins:
- the LOC124605890 gene encoding uncharacterized protein LOC124605890 yields MMQRRKIKALCVQETRWKGNKAKILAEGYKLFYSSESPESRNEFGVILHRELQDEVCEVSRVNGRIMYVKMMFGGEMVTVLTAYAPRAGCSEDEKETFWRDLDGVMVGIPENERVIVGGDLNGHLGGRKESVQEWWKINSAVIRKTGEEVFGLTSGRGVPKDKEAWWWNEEVLKVVKEKKDAKRKWDVSRSAEDGQAYKSAKKEAKRAVAKAKAE; encoded by the exons ATGATGCAGAGGAGGAAGATAAAGGCTTTATGTGTGCAAGAGACAAGGTGGAAGGGCAATAAGGCAAAGATCTTAGCTGAAGGCTATAAGCTATTTTATAGTAGTGAAAGCCCGGAATCAAGAAATGAATTTGGTGTTATTCTGCACAGAGAGCTTCAAGACGAGGTATGTGAAGTCAGCAGAGTAAATGGTAGGATCATGTATGTTAAGATGATGTTTGGCGGAGAAATGGTAACAGTGCTGACAGCCTATGCGCCCCGAGCGGGATGTTCGGAGGACGAGAAGGAAACATTTTGGAGAGATTTGGATGGAGTAATGGTCGGAATACCAGAGAATGAAAGAGTTATAGTTGGAGGGGATCTAAATGGCCATCTTGGTGGAAGGAAAG AGAGTGTGCAGGAGTGGTGGAAAATAAATAGTGCTGTTATAAGGAAGACCGGGGAAGAAGTGTTTGGGTTAACATCTgggagaggggtgccaaaagataaGGAAGCATGGTGGTGGAATGAAGAAGTGCTGAAGGTTGTCAAGGAAAAGAAAGACGCTAAGAGGAAGTGGGATGTGTCCAGAAGTGCTGAGGATGGGCAAGCatacaaaagtgcaaagaaggaggcaAAACGAGCCGTGGCTAAAGCTAAAGCTGAATGA